A part of Salvelinus sp. IW2-2015 linkage group LG16, ASM291031v2, whole genome shotgun sequence genomic DNA contains:
- the LOC111975678 gene encoding repulsive guidance molecule A isoform X2, which translates to MLSTDPEDEHFESYSVDEQQSKNSILTEWIGMGRSGPQNLAKRQLWNCITFTMVLLSLLLRPAHCQQCRIQRCNAEYVASTSPSSGLQEDSPSDVDYCIALRAYALCTRRTARSCRGDLVYHSAVFRIKELFTQHNCSSDGPTSSAKAPSTSRPVVSELCDYESRVLASGPAGQGKKYAHCGLFGDPHLRTFRDEFQTCKVEGAWPLIDNRYLSVQVTNVPVVLGSSATATSKITVIFKSYHGCTEQKVYQATTEDLPSAFQDGSRSGGEGGSLWIVEKVGSGGRLVTIQARYIGTSIIVRRVGRYLTFAIRMPEDTLDFSEENSGLQLCLHGCPRNELIKEHTLGRQPLHPRLPGSGGNPELGPLLPPHQIYTVERATAKCRETLQVEDIYFQSCVFDLLTTGDPEFSMAAYGALEDLKALPPSKLKQNSPRTPHVQQNRGGPHTLATATPSLVTLLLLVLLLL; encoded by the exons ATGTTGTCTACAGATCCTGAAGATGAGCATTTTGAGAG CTACAGCGTCGATGAGCAGCAGTCGAAGAACTCCATTCTAACTGAATGGATTGGCATGGGGAGAAGCGGACCTCAAAACTTGGCTAAGCGGCAGCTTTGGAACTGTATTACTTTTACGATGGTTTTACTTTCGCTGCTGCTCCGACCAG CACACTGCCAACAGTGCCGTATCCAACGCTGCAATGCGGAGTACGTGGCCTCTACCTCGCCCTCTAGTGGTCTCCAGGAAGACTCCCCGTCCGATGTGGACTACTGCATCGCCCTGCGCGCCTACGCCCTGTGTACCCGCCGCACGGCGCGCAGCTGCAGGGGTGACCTGGTCTACCACTCGGCTGTGTTCCGTATCAAAGAGCTCTTCACCCAGCACAACTGCTCCAGCGACGGACCCACCTCCTCGGCCAAGGCCCCTAGCACCTCCAGGCCAGTCGTGTCCGAGCTGTGCGACTACGAGAGCCGTGTGCTGGCCTCGGGCCCTGCCGGCCAGGGAAAGAAGTATGCCCACTGTGGATTATTCGGGGACCCACACCTGCGGACGTTCCGCGACGAGTTCCAGACCTGCAAGGTGGAGGGGGCGTGGCCTCTTATCGATAACCGTTACCTGTCGGTGCAGGTGACCAACGTACCTGTTGTCCTGGGCTCCAGCGCCACCGCCACCAGCAAG ATAACGGTGATCTTCAAGTCGTACCACGGCTGTACAGAGCAGAAGGTATACCAGGCCACCACCGAGGACCTTCCCTCTGCCTTCCAGGATGGCTCTCGGAGTGGCGGGGAGGGGGGCAGTCTGTGGATCGTAGAAAAGGTTGGCTCCGGGGGACGCCTGGTGACAATCCAGGCCCGCTACATTGGGACGTCCATCATAGTGCGCCGAGTGGGGCGCTACCTTACCTTCGCCATCCGCATGCCAGAGGACACCCTTGACTTTTCTGAGGAGAACAGTGGGCTGCAGCTTTGTCTGCACGGGTGCCCTCGCAACGAGCTCATCAAGGAGCACACGCTGGGGCGCCAGCCCCTTCACCCCCGCCTCCCGGGCTCCGGGGGTAACCCGGAGCTGGGGCCCCTACTGCCCCCACATCAGATCTACACAGTGGAGCGTGCCACAGCCAAGTGCAGGGAGACCCTGCAAGTGGAGGACATATACTTCCAGTCATGTGTGTTTGACCTGCTCACCACAGGGGACCCTGAGTTCTCCATGGCAGCCTACGGGGCTCTGGAGGATCTAAAGGCCCTTCCTCCCAGCAAACTCAAGCAAAACTCTCCCAGGACTCCTCATGTTCAACAAAACAGAGGGGGGCCACACACATTGGCCACAGCCACCCCCAGTCTGGTCACACTCCTGCTCCTGGTTCTACTGCTTTTGTAA
- the LOC111975678 gene encoding repulsive guidance molecule A isoform X1 — MASSLPHAVHMPQICYSNLGYSVDEQQSKNSILTEWIGMGRSGPQNLAKRQLWNCITFTMVLLSLLLRPAHCQQCRIQRCNAEYVASTSPSSGLQEDSPSDVDYCIALRAYALCTRRTARSCRGDLVYHSAVFRIKELFTQHNCSSDGPTSSAKAPSTSRPVVSELCDYESRVLASGPAGQGKKYAHCGLFGDPHLRTFRDEFQTCKVEGAWPLIDNRYLSVQVTNVPVVLGSSATATSKITVIFKSYHGCTEQKVYQATTEDLPSAFQDGSRSGGEGGSLWIVEKVGSGGRLVTIQARYIGTSIIVRRVGRYLTFAIRMPEDTLDFSEENSGLQLCLHGCPRNELIKEHTLGRQPLHPRLPGSGGNPELGPLLPPHQIYTVERATAKCRETLQVEDIYFQSCVFDLLTTGDPEFSMAAYGALEDLKALPPSKLKQNSPRTPHVQQNRGGPHTLATATPSLVTLLLLVLLLL; from the exons ATGGCGAGCTCACTCCCTCATGCTGTTCATATGCCACAAATCTGTTATTCAAACCTAGG CTACAGCGTCGATGAGCAGCAGTCGAAGAACTCCATTCTAACTGAATGGATTGGCATGGGGAGAAGCGGACCTCAAAACTTGGCTAAGCGGCAGCTTTGGAACTGTATTACTTTTACGATGGTTTTACTTTCGCTGCTGCTCCGACCAG CACACTGCCAACAGTGCCGTATCCAACGCTGCAATGCGGAGTACGTGGCCTCTACCTCGCCCTCTAGTGGTCTCCAGGAAGACTCCCCGTCCGATGTGGACTACTGCATCGCCCTGCGCGCCTACGCCCTGTGTACCCGCCGCACGGCGCGCAGCTGCAGGGGTGACCTGGTCTACCACTCGGCTGTGTTCCGTATCAAAGAGCTCTTCACCCAGCACAACTGCTCCAGCGACGGACCCACCTCCTCGGCCAAGGCCCCTAGCACCTCCAGGCCAGTCGTGTCCGAGCTGTGCGACTACGAGAGCCGTGTGCTGGCCTCGGGCCCTGCCGGCCAGGGAAAGAAGTATGCCCACTGTGGATTATTCGGGGACCCACACCTGCGGACGTTCCGCGACGAGTTCCAGACCTGCAAGGTGGAGGGGGCGTGGCCTCTTATCGATAACCGTTACCTGTCGGTGCAGGTGACCAACGTACCTGTTGTCCTGGGCTCCAGCGCCACCGCCACCAGCAAG ATAACGGTGATCTTCAAGTCGTACCACGGCTGTACAGAGCAGAAGGTATACCAGGCCACCACCGAGGACCTTCCCTCTGCCTTCCAGGATGGCTCTCGGAGTGGCGGGGAGGGGGGCAGTCTGTGGATCGTAGAAAAGGTTGGCTCCGGGGGACGCCTGGTGACAATCCAGGCCCGCTACATTGGGACGTCCATCATAGTGCGCCGAGTGGGGCGCTACCTTACCTTCGCCATCCGCATGCCAGAGGACACCCTTGACTTTTCTGAGGAGAACAGTGGGCTGCAGCTTTGTCTGCACGGGTGCCCTCGCAACGAGCTCATCAAGGAGCACACGCTGGGGCGCCAGCCCCTTCACCCCCGCCTCCCGGGCTCCGGGGGTAACCCGGAGCTGGGGCCCCTACTGCCCCCACATCAGATCTACACAGTGGAGCGTGCCACAGCCAAGTGCAGGGAGACCCTGCAAGTGGAGGACATATACTTCCAGTCATGTGTGTTTGACCTGCTCACCACAGGGGACCCTGAGTTCTCCATGGCAGCCTACGGGGCTCTGGAGGATCTAAAGGCCCTTCCTCCCAGCAAACTCAAGCAAAACTCTCCCAGGACTCCTCATGTTCAACAAAACAGAGGGGGGCCACACACATTGGCCACAGCCACCCCCAGTCTGGTCACACTCCTGCTCCTGGTTCTACTGCTTTTGTAA